In Gaiellales bacterium, one genomic interval encodes:
- the gatC gene encoding Asp-tRNA(Asn)/Glu-tRNA(Gln) amidotransferase subunit GatC, which translates to MPISADDVLHVARLANLSLSDEEVARMSEQLSGILEHVDALSSLGLADVPPTAHALDLQNVTRPDEVRPSWPRDEVLANAPAAQDGMFRVPPTA; encoded by the coding sequence ATGCCGATCTCCGCTGACGACGTGCTGCACGTTGCGCGCCTCGCCAACCTGTCGCTGAGCGACGAGGAGGTGGCGCGGATGTCCGAGCAGCTGTCCGGGATCCTGGAGCACGTCGACGCGCTGTCGTCGCTCGGTCTCGCGGACGTGCCGCCCACAGCGCACGCGCTCGACCTGCAGAACGTGACGCGCCCCGACGAGGTGCGCCCCAGCTGGCCCCGGGACGAGGTACTCGCGAACGCCCCGGCCGCCCAGGACGGCATGTTCCGCGTCCCGCCCACCGCATGA
- a CDS encoding cold-shock protein, whose amino-acid sequence MAEGTVKWFSNEKGYGFIQQDGGEDVFVHFSEIQGDGYKSLAEGQRVEFEVAQGNKGLQASGVRAIG is encoded by the coding sequence TTGGCAGAAGGTACCGTCAAGTGGTTCAGCAACGAGAAGGGCTACGGCTTCATCCAGCAGGACGGCGGTGAGGACGTGTTCGTGCACTTCTCCGAGATCCAGGGCGATGGCTACAAGAGCCTCGCCGAGGGTCAGCGGGTCGAGTTCGAGGTCGCGCAGGGCAACAAAGGTCTGCAGGCCAGCGGCGTTCGGGCCATCGGCTGA